The genomic segment attttattcgattcggttcttcaacaaaaatatttttaggtgCTTATTGATAATGAGGAAGTTGAATCCGGCGAGTTGGAAGCAGATTGGAGCTTCTTACctccaaaaaaaattaaagatccATCTCAGAGCAAGCCCGCAGATTGGGACGACAAACCCAGCATCGACGATCCCAATGATAAGAAACCTGAGGATTGGGACAAGCCTGAGCATATTCCCGATCCTGAAGCGGTTAAACCCGAGGATTGGGATGACGAGATGGACGGCGAATGGGAAGCGCCTATGATTGACAATCCCGATTATAAGGTTCGTATACTGAAacgaacatttataaatttatcagttTGTTTATCAtagcttttaaaattatgcaaattctCAGGGCGAATGGAAACCGAAACAAATCGACAATCCCAATTACAAAGGACCATGGATCCATCCTGAGATCGATAACCCCGAATACACGCCCGATCCTGAGTTGTACAAGCGCGATGAGATCTGCGCTATCGGTTTTGATCTGTGGCAAGTTAAATCCGGTACCATTTTCGATAACGTTCTGATTACCGACGATTCAGAACTTGCACGCAAATTTGGAGAAGATGTCTGGAAACCCACCTTTGTAAGCACTCACTCATCgtagtttttttcttttttcatttactTACTGATATATAACTCATGACATTGTTCTATAACACattatagatttaataaattttaaagaataaactATATGTAAAGATATTTTGCTTATTCTGCAAATTGTAGGAAGGTGAGAAGAAGATGAAGGAGGCGCAGGATGAGGAGGAGAGGAAACGAAGAGATGCGGAGGCTAAGGAAAACGAAGATAATAAGGATGATGAGGACGACGAAGACGTGGACGAAGAAGAACAGACTCAACCAGATACCGAAGTAAGTGTCGACTATATATATCTATGACTCTGTGAATCTATGACGTCTTactttaataagattttacaattacatCTGCGTATGATGTTCATatatttccgatatcttttgATATCTGACGAGAAAACAATTGGAATTCCTCGTTTCTGAATATAAACACTTCTAATAGATCCTTTCAATTTTTGTACGCCTCAATGATATTAACggttttgtttcttttttttacagaatcatgacgaattgtaaataaatgtgtgTCGCGTGTGGACGTAAACACACAGACTGTATTCCAAGAGCTACATGGTCGCGACATACACTGAATCCTCCTACAGGCACAAAATTGTAATCTAAAGACACAAATAGTAAAAGAGCAGGATAATACGTCGATTACGTCATCCGCTGCCTTGTCCACGAGaacattacattaaattttgttttaagctTCTAAACCAAATTTCGCCGGTTTTTTCAACGTTTCGCTAGTGTTTTTGGCCTTGGTACCACAGCGCCTAAAACATTCTTAATCGCCCAGAAACTTTCGAGTGAGTTTATTATCCTAAAGTATTACATGCTTAGAGATCAAGTGATCGACATTTTTGCGAAGTGTGTGCTATGGAATACGAAAGAAcggataaaaaaatagaaaaaagaaaaaaagaagtgtAGAGAAGAGGAAAACGAGAAGAGAGTCGTCTATCCCGTGTCTACCATCGACGCAGCTCCACAAAAGACTCTAAGTTGTTCCGTTTTTGTTTGTCAAgtgtttttatatacattaaaaagtaaattgaaatgtaatttaaataactcgatattatatataatatatacattacttCAATTTCCGTACAATGTACGCATGAttcaaaaaaagagaaaactcGCTCCACTTATAAGAACGAAAAAAACGTAAGAATGATAGATGTGTGCAAATGTGACTGAATGATAATAATTGGTATGATTATGTATCAGAGGCAGTCCAATAAccgtgtaataaaataaataagactTTTTCTAGATGTGCTCAGGCGTTTATTTTCGTGGCGCCTCAAGCGCTCACCTCGATCGAATGCGAAAACCCAATCCTGTTGCTGATCCATTTTCATCATTTAGTAGTAATAATATGTACGAATCGATTGTGCAAATTGCTTCCAATTACCactgtatatgtacatacatgcatatacacgctattttattatatcatgttcgaatataattaatcttgtAACTCCATTTTTATATCGGAAAATAAACATCATTTTTCTTCGAAACAACTATCTTGTGActtacgaatttttttttggtatAGCGTGACTTAATAGAACAGATTTATCTCGTAGATTGACGAACTAACAGAGCTGtagtgatataataaattcatcaTTTACGTAGACATATCGCTCACAGAgcgaataaaaatgatttatattataaataacagtAAGACGATAACTAAGATACGATCGACGTCAAAATGTTtgaaatactattttttaatgtaattctccGGGTACATATCCGATAGAGAATTGGGATATATgggattaattaaaaaataaattattttcgacGTCGACTATACATACAAATACTTATATTGCAAGATTTCTATCTACCTATTTAATTTCAGTCTGCTTCATACCGTCCTCGCGAGAAAGCCAATTAGCATGAAACGTATCTTCTCggctttttctatatataaataattttataaaagagagTTCTACACACATTGAGTCGAAAGCCAGTCGAGACCTTGCAACACACCGCTGGCATTGGTAACTACTGATGAGCTTTGAATGTGCCAAATTCTCGCACAACAAAGTTTATGCAAACCAAATATATCAACCAGTTCCTCTACACTAGCACAACCAGAAAcgtcctaaaaaaaaaagtgtttactTAGGActtatgcaaatattttacaataaaaatgtgaaaacattACATTTACCTGTTTATTAGCATAGATTAAAAGTAGATCATCCTTTAATTCTTGTTCATAaagtatttttgataattcttTTCGTGCCTCTTCGAAGCGAGACCTATCGCTAGCGTCGACCACAAAAATAATGGCTTGTGtattatgataataatgtTTCCACAGTGGCCTGAACTTTTTATGACCACTAACATCCCAGAGAGTAAATACGAGATTCATGTATTCCAAGCTTTCGACGTTGAAACCAATAGTAGGAATTGGTGGATTTGATAACGTAACGCCTCGCATGGCAGATAAAATGCTTGTTTTTCCCACCCCATCTAATCCCAGGATTACTACACGCATGTCAATCTTTGTTCCAATGTGTATCCTGTTATCCTGTCATAAAATAAAGCATTAAAATGgaactaatttattaattttagatttaatttgttaattaaaaaaagataagatgTTAAAGCAAAtcgcataatttaatattttgctctCTAGATTtccattgaaaaaattaaaagaatttcaaatactttaaaaatcaagattaatatatgtaaatttaccataattattttctaatattgcCTTGTAAATCATATTACTCAAAATAAGAgttttcctttaaaaaaaaagaaaaaaaaacaatcaaaataaattatatatcattcaTTCCAccaaaatggaaaattatttacgaaCCCTGCTAAATATAATGGGAATGGAGGACTCGGGACTGAGAAAATCCGGTCCTAATTGCGCATaatgctgctgctgttgctccAGTGTCGCCAGCACTTCCTTGACCTTCTCTGAGCTGCTCAGCAATTTCCAATCTTCGGAATCGAGTATGCTTTCGCATTGGATACATATCCCAGCCACTTGTGATCTCGTGGTCGTGAGATCCTTTTGTTGTTGTCTCAATGCGCAAAGTCTACCACGAGTCTCTGTCTCGATGTACGTCATTGCTGTTTTTTCTTGTTCAGCCAAAACAGCACGTAATTCCTCAAAATGATACCGTACCCTCCTTCTCGCGTCTTCGATTGCCCAGCCTTCCAATTCTTCGATTACTATTTCTGaagatataagaatataaattgagaaaaaataaaatgataaaatatgaattggaaagttgtataaaaatatttagaagttgaaaataatttttattaattaagttattttgattacatttgtttttttcctaaatcgtaaaaattagatataattttagagaaaaaacagaaaatgagAAATACCTATCTTGTGTGCAGTATCTCTCATGCTTTCCATAAACTGTGTCATCTTTTGCAATGCCGCGATAATGGTTTTCCTGATATTCTCCGCTTCCTCCTCGACTAATGCTggctaataattttaaacgtaGGTAAGACATTGACAAAAACGTATCAGCTAGCAAaaagagattataaattaatgttacctTGTGTGTACTGTGCTTGCCATACTCTTTACACAAGTAGCACATTAAAGAATTGTGACAACCTTCTTGAGTGCACGTGAACTCAGCTACGTGCGCCGTGTGTATCGGACAGCGAGGCTTCTCGCGTGGTTTTTCCGACAGAGGCACGCGTCTGTGTTTGCCCAATGTCTTAGATGAGTGTGTGGCGGTGTCACATGCCTCACATAAATGCGTGGCACAGACAGTGCAATAGAGAACTGCGGTATGCGTCTCATCCTCGTCGCATGATAGATTTGACTGAAGTCTCTCGCGTTCCAGCACCAGCGTCTTCTGGCTGTTGGATTGCTCCAACCGCTCAAGCAGCTCGATGAGCGCAAAGTTCTTCTTCAGACTGTAAACGCTATTCTCGTGGAGACCTATGGCAGTGGGCTGTCGATCGAAGGGACACAGCAAAAACTGCTGCTCCGACATGCAAGTTCTCAATCGCAGCAGACATGAGTGACATACCGTGTGTCCACAATGCAACAAACGTGGTACCTTCAACCCATCCACTGTAAAAACCTCCTCGCAAACTCGACACTCCAGCACctgcaaatatttatacgcattttataaatgtaactaaatacaatatttaaaaaaaaaacagaataactGGATAACTGTGATCAAACTCTGATTAACTTGACTGTTGATGAATTCAACTCACAGAAATACGTAACCTAacgtaaaacaaaatttctaaCATAATTAGTCGTCTAAACTTTCACAACTTTTCAAttgataagaaaattaataatttgatccATCTTGACAAAATACTACGGATATTGGTCGACAAATTGATCTGAATTTGATCGAAGTCACTTTTTGACGAGTTAtcatttccaaatctataaaccGCTTCTTACGTTTGATTTCGGTGCCGTTTTCAGCGAATGCTTCATGTATTTGCTCAGTTGATCCGTGTCCTCGTCCATTGCGAAGATATCGCGACGTTTCGTCTTTCGTTCGAAAATCCGAACGCAGTTTACGCGATTGGAGCGCGAAAAGATTGTCGTTGGAGGTTAACTTCAAACAGTAAACTCGGCTCTGCGCGTGAAAGCAGCTTTAAATCATTAAAGGGCACGGAATTAACGGAATGGCGCAGAGCGGCACCGTATGTGTGCGCAATTATAAACAGGCCGATAAGGACTTTTTTGatcgaataaatattaatactggCAGTTATTTTATGAACAATTTCTCTGAGTTGAATATTAGACATGTATCTAAGTATAATTTTCcaagaattttttcttgtattctTTCTAGACTGGTTACTGGATATCCCTATACCAACGCAACAAGATTTAAGTTTGGCTTAATAGATTCACCGGATTGTGAGTGTGGATGTCAGTTGCAGGatattaatcatatattttcgACATGCCCTAATTTGTCACAGAAAAGAAATGACCTTTGTAATAATAAGTTGTTTGAATTAAAACTTTACGCTCCGTTTACGGTAGAGTATCtgataataaatctaaataaacaGATTGCTAAGGCAATGGTTGGGTTTATAATGGATAGTGGAATTAAGTTATAATGAATGATATCTCtaacttttaaatgtaatttgttttatataattatgataattatcaATCTTATCGAGTTCAAAAGCCAAAGGATTGTCCTTACTAGTTGGAGATAATTAATGCAGTCACCGCATGAGAAATAAGCGaggaaaaggagaaagaatCAACATTGTAAGGCAGACAATAAGGGCGCAGTCATTCCCCCACGACTGTAGCCCCACTGGTTATATAAAGCGTGGTACTTTGCTCCAAGAAGGGCAGAAATCCATTGGGCgataagaagaagaagaagaagaagaagaaggttCCTCTTtggtaggagcatgtcggggcGCCCCGACGCGAACATACCATCTGTCTTTGTTATTTACTGCAATTGAACAAAGATAGAGTAAGGTAAGAGAGCACTCCACATGTCTCAGATTTGCTTTGCCGAACGCATTTTATTTATCGCTCTCGCATGTCCGTTCACAACGGAGATGAGACAACTGCTGCGGCACGGCCAATCGACGCAGCCGATTTCGCACGAAGGAACCATTCCGATTGGTCATAATCGCGCGCTCGTGCGATACAtcctaatttttatattttaaaagtttaaagattactatttttattctgtacACTTTCGCaccgttatatatatatatatatatataaaatatatgtacaagaaATGCGcgactaaattttatttttcgttttttttaatgtctctATACAGATAgaattatgtaaattgtaagagataaaaaatgatCATGAATGTGCCGCTGCTATCGAGAAATACTATCGAGACTCTGTCTCGAGGatcatatttgtaaatatctgGAGAAGTGGAGAGAGAAAAGgcactataaaaatatgttcgtttttcttttaatttcaagaGTTACTCTTGAATGAACTGAAATACCTTTACAGCAAGTACAGGTGTTGACTGCGATGTGTTTCATAAGAATAGCGTGGAGTTAACCTCACTCGAACTTTGCGAGATACGAGAATTCTCCGCTAAGGAATTGTGATGGATTGCCTGAAACAGCAGGCATTTCTGGTGGGAGATATCGATGAGGATATCAATCTATCATTGCCACCCTCTTCCGGGGAGGAATACATCAAACGAGTAGTGTAAGCTAATGTTTCTCTCGATCActttttctcattctctccATTTTCCAATATTGTACACCTGCGAatcttattctattttattctagAATAGAAGCCAGACAATGCGCGGACGTAGTGGTGGCCGATTTAGATCCGTCATGTGTGAAACAACCGACAAAAGCTTATGTTAAGACTGTAAGTTAATTCCTGTAAATCACATACCTATAATCCTACAATGGTGAAATAAACGTGACTGTAAAAGTTAGCAGGATGTGTTCAAGCACCGGCAAACCTCAAGCCAACTATTGAATGGCAACAATATCAAGTTTCTGACTTTTCTAAGCTGAGGCTATATGTGAGCCAACTGAAGAACGAGATATTAATAGGCAAGCGCAAGTGGAGACCACCTGACATTAATTTGGTAAACAAACCTCATAAAATAAGTTAGTAATAAACTTAAGGTAATCTTAAGTTTTGTTCAATTTGTCTTCAACTTTCCTTGATATTGCAGCCAGACATAAACGATCAAAACGCTTGGGTCAGCTTCTGTTTAGGTGCCGAAGAAAAGATTGAGCCAACACTGAATACTCTGTTTTGTTTTAATCAGTCTAACATAGAACAAGTACTTGAGCATTTAGTGCAATTTGTGGAGACTGAAAGGAGAATTGAATACAAAATAGGCCAGTGGATTTACACGTTACTCGCAATCTTGGAGCAACCATTGCAGCCTGATACTTGTTCCTGCTTGCGTTCACTAGCTCGAGCGTGTTCTGTCATTCGTGTAGATTCtgtaatattcattatttgatCAAGCTGGTTTAGTGTCGTAATACGTTGGAATTAAATCAACCAATATAGTTCTATGCTTAGTAAGAAGAAAACGTGTTTAGAAAGTTTTGTTTGCTTAACTTTACTTGTATCAacagatttaattttgatatatttacaaagagtgcgtgccatataaaaattttaagatcaaTGTTctttaagcaaataaaaaaaatttttacaaaaatattaaacataactTCAACTGTGTAGCTTGTCCaagtgattaaatttaatcttaaatactcaagatacaatttaatacttcttttttagaatgataaataatagtaagaatataattggtttttAGTTccaaagtattaattttttaggtttaaaaagaaaagttcagtttgatgtttattattattagcaaCCAATTCATTGttaataatctaaataatatagGATAAAAGAAGAGAGGACACAAAAGGAAAATGCCAGATTTCtattaacaaaacatttttattgcataactTCCTTTACGTACGTTGCTGCTATTTCGTTCCTGATATTAGAAAAAGGTTCAggcgataataaaaattcgcaTTCGTCGGATTACAAAAGGTTGAGAAAATAAGAGACTGAACTTTTCTTCTAAACTAGCTCGTCGTCTCATTAATATCTACAAAAGTTTACGTCAGAATTTACTAACGTTGTTTTTGCTATCTCGCTTTTTTTATAGAGAGAATTGGATGCGCAGGAGCTGGGAGCGCTGAATTTATTCATCTGTCTAGTAGCGAGATACTTTCGTCAATTAGACTTGGCAGATCCTTGACAATTTCTCATCACACAATTTCTgcatatgatataattatttatgacgtGGCGTGACACTTATTTGTATACATAGCgatctttaataaattccaCACAAGATTAtattctgaccttagattccAAATGTAGAGAATAATACGTTAAGTTTTAAGTTTTGCTTACTCATTACAATCGTGCTTTAAATTACACAGTACCAATTATtagggggggagggggcttgatatataatataaggcAATGcttcaattaaataaactcGTATTACAATAATCAATCGATAAGCGAAAATTGAATGATCTTGAGTGATCCTTAAGCTACGTTCTCTTGGTCCTGGAGTAACGCAGTGGCTAGTCTCTCTAGATCATCGTAACTAAGATTATTCACTTTGTTTTTCAAGTCCTTTATCAGCTCGTTGACTATGGACTCAGTCTCGGAAACCGTGTAGTAATGCCTGAGCACTCGAGTTACCTCTTCTCTCAGCAGATGAACACCCGTTTTCTGTTGGGGTAAGGATCTTGCTTCACTGGAGCCTTCCTCTGCTTTTTTAATCACCAAGAGATTTAACTTACTGCCATCTTTGATACCTGGATAAAAACTTAGGGGATTCTCATCTGAAAACCAccaaataaaagaatagtgataatgaaaaattatagtgATACACAATGCTAAGTGAGATTGTATGTCCTTACCCGCTAAAGTCTTGCCAGTGAGTAATAATCTTTGTTGCGGTACATCAATGCCCAATAGGTCACTCACTTTGTGCTTGAGTTCCAACACTGTCTCCGATGGTAGTATCTAAAATCATGTGTATAACGACTTGAAAATAATCTCTATGAGCAAGTTCTCAAAAGAAACGTTCGaaacttcgaaaaataaaacaaactatGACGTCAGAGAGAAGCTCGTCGTAAAGACGAACCTtggcatttttaatttctcaattaaCGAACGTTCGAGCAAGCAAATTTATTTGAGATAAGGATGAACATGTGGAGGCTTCAATATTGCGAATATTAGTCTACGATGAAATTCAGATAGGAAATAATGCATGCTTGATGAGAAAATAAGGGAGCAACGCAACAGCCACGCTGTACTCACGTCAACGACGCACTCTTTCCCCTGCAGCTTCTTTACGATCACTTTCATGATGAGCGACCGAGACGAGGATCGCGGAGACGAATCGTTAGGTGTGCGACGCTTGTGGACGCGTGGGGCGCGTGGCCAAGCGAGATCAGGTTTCTCGGAACAATGATGTCTCCGACTGGACCGACAAAAGCTGGCGCATCTTACTGGCGCTGGAGAGGTTATATTTTGCGTTTGCACGATTCGTGATAGCACGGCGTCATCGGCGTCATCGACTGCACCTTCGTCTTCTTCTCCTTTTTCCTCAGGAGCAACGGCGCGACACGTATATCGATACTGACGTGATCGCCCGAGCGGATATCGATAGCGACAGTGATGCCTCGTGATAATTCCTCCAATCGTCGTCGCACTTCACTGGCATGATACTCCTGTCTCTCCGAATCACTACCGTTGATCCTCAGATCACGCGCGTCAATTTATCTCTCGTGTTCCTTATTCGATTTCCTTTCCTACCTTCTTTCTATCTCCTTTTTTTCTATCGTCGTATCGAGCCGTAGTGGCTCTACGTAGAAGTTGGTAGAAGTAGATTGTGCAACCACTTGACCAAAAAGTGGTCGGAAGTTCGAGAGTGGAAGCTCGCATGGGATCCCGTGTTCTTTTACGTTTACCGATCGTAGAGGCGCCAGCGTTCAATGTAATGTAACCTAACCTAATCTTATCTAGCCGACCCGGTTGTATAGcgagaaaatattgatagaatGCGGTGATATGTATCCATATGTTTGAAAATACGATCTTGACACCGAAAAATGTGCACTGTGCGATTGAAGATTGTATAACAACGATAATTGTACGTTCTCTGTATTTAATTGAAGTCTCACTCTTCGACAATTCTTCGCAATTTGTCTGACATGCTTCGAAAAGTTAACCTTTATGGacggaaaaatatatttttatgattttgaaatgtttaattaaaaggaACGAGATACTTGGCCAGCGAACAGGTTGTTATAAATGAACACAAATTActtgtaaaagttattttttagagatttttttgcgacatttaaatgtttatcgTTGTTTGTAGCCAGCTAAAAATTGACGTGCACGATGGGGGAGATAAATGTGTCTTTTCAAATTGACACTGACAATCGCGAGAATTTTTCGTCTGCCATGGCGTTCCATACCTTCAAAAAGCAGCGAGATGCCTTTTACGATATCCTAAGAATTTGGGAAGTGAATCATTTGGTACCAGGATGGGTATTCCAAATTGCACTAGGTggcaaaataagaaatatgttgACGTTGCATAATGACTGCACTAATTATTATCACATTGCTAGGTTATTTAAGTCACAATTGCTAACATCATGCATACAGAATGGACATCAGGTAAATTCATAGCtgtttatattcttttttttttattatattactatgataaaaatgttttcaataatGATACAATTTTACATCATTAATTATAGGATGATGTAGTGGATGATGAGAGCTTGAATTTCCTGAAAGCTTTAAAGCATGTTAATCCAGAAAAATTGACGCAACTCAGTAAGAGATTTGTGACTCCTTTACCATCACAGAATCAAAGTATTGGTCCTTCATTTCCTGGTACgcaggaattttttaaagattttatattgcacGCATTTAatccaatattttatacacatttggAGAACTGTTTTGTACATGAGATAATGGAATTGAACGATACTCAATTTGCTAATAGTGAGATAGAAGACTCaggtacaatttttattattttttaaataatttaattatttgtttacattCTATTTAAGATTTTAGGAAGATAATTGTTCTCTACCTTTCTTTTTGCAGAAACAATGGTTGACGATCAAACTCAacagaattttattacttgtttAGCCAGTTTAAGGCTTCTTGCAAAAGTATTAGGACTTTTAATATCATTACCATACAGATCTGAATGTAACACTACAAAAGAGATTATAATAACACAAGTAGAGATAAGAAGCAAAgtacataacatttaaaaattgtgtctaaaaaacattttttttaattttctttaaataatcttttgatTGTTATTTAGGTATTACCATCATTGAACTTACAAGCATGTCTTCAGAACGCTATAATCGAAGGCAAACTGTCATTGACAATACCTTGGGTAGTAAAATATCTGGCTATGATGGACATTGTGTCACTTCGACTGCCATACTATAAGCAGATCTTAGAActgttatattacatttatcatGCTATTAATCAGACTGATCTTTTTGCCCCTGATTGTCTTATTTCTCAACAATCGGCTGTACTGCTCAAATCGAGTTTATGTTGGCTGTTTGAGCTACCAAATTTTCCCAGAGATTTTTACGTTGTCTGGCAAAAGAATTGCAAAATCAAGGAACTAAAGAGTCTCAAAcagattgaaaaattttctgaaaagaaaaagaatttgcaTTCCGCCGACTGCGCATCGAAAATTCCCATCAAAAGTAGTCTTGATAAATTGGATATAATTACCGATCGAACGATGCGTATGTGTTGTCCGCGAATGGAATCAACTCTTTCTGTGTTTCAAGGAAATGGGacaaatttgaatattaattctaataagCATATTACACC from the Monomorium pharaonis isolate MP-MQ-018 unplaced genomic scaffold, ASM1337386v2 scaffold_38, whole genome shotgun sequence genome contains:
- the LOC105830558 gene encoding ubiquitin-like protein 4A encodes the protein MKVIVKKLQGKECVVDILPSETVLELKHKVSDLLGIDVPQQRLLLTGKTLADENPLSFYPGIKDGSKLNLLVIKKAEEGSSEARSLPQQKTGVHLLREEVTRVLRHYYTVSETESIVNELIKDLKNKVNNLSYDDLERLATALLQDQENVA
- the LOC118644216 gene encoding calreticulin-like — protein: MRSSCAFVVLLAVAAATAEVYLEEKFNDDSWEKNWIYSEHPGKEFGKFVLSHGKFWNDEDNDKGIQTSQDARFYALSRKFTPFSNKDKTLVIQFTVKHEQNIDCGGGYVKVFDCSLDQKDMHGESPYQIMFGPDICGPGTKKVHVIFSYKGKNLLINKDIRCKDDIYTHLYTLIVKPDNTYKVLIDNEEVESGELEADWSFLPPKKIKDPSQSKPADWDDKPSIDDPNDKKPEDWDKPEHIPDPEAVKPEDWDDEMDGEWEAPMIDNPDYKGEWKPKQIDNPNYKGPWIHPEIDNPEYTPDPELYKRDEICAIGFDLWQVKSGTIFDNVLITDDSELARKFGEDVWKPTFEGEKKMKEAQDEEERKRRDAEAKENEDNKDDEDDEDVDEEEQTQPDTENHDEL
- the LOC105830554 gene encoding codanin-1 isoform X2, encoding MGEINVSFQIDTDNRENFSSAMAFHTFKKQRDAFYDILRIWEVNHLVPGWVFQIALGGKIRNMLTLHNDCTNYYHIARLFKSQLLTSCIQNGHQDDVVDDESLNFLKALKHVNPEKLTQLSKRFVTPLPSQNQSIGPSFPGTQEFFKDFILHAFNPIFYTHLENCFVHEIMELNDTQFANSEIEDSETMVDDQTQQNFITCLASLRLLAKVLGLLISLPYRSECNTTKEIIITQVEIRSKVLPSLNLQACLQNAIIEGKLSLTIPWVVKYLAMMDIVSLRLPYYKQILELLYYIYHAINQTDLFAPDCLISQQSAVLLKSSLCWLFELPNFPRDFYVVWQKNCKIKELKSLKQIEKFSEKKKNLHSADCASKIPIKSSLDKLDIITDRTMRMCCPRMESTLSVFQGNGTNLNINSNKHITPVTSKLRKLGGTTRAKHLELQLEEAFFHGQPASTRKTVDFVSERVASTCVKHICNTLLASSREANLNCFRKILKHKHIEKDSDEQSELLRNYFNEFKASLVSDMNTLANNASRELKDQCEKTIPTICEARVAASIESLLAEDSLMAVKEMCIKIATRMAMERINQWIQSHIAGDSLFIKDMELEINRFFRNSSPIHSKQEKHHNTDTPSPTVMMDKELIWHMLDNHGIDLTISSILDILDKLYHSFNQRSDLLPGPQKVLYNLSMDFALFLVAYRTDLFTQEVQDKLIKIWSLDSLKDDEDDSPMHRILCSRNIMLLTQPRNDTMWPIFGKFLKRLLETKILDGNNLSDQCVALFRQDWPVPLLKLLSKCLSEAIEGYKATDEATEKVKYLLGWVVETYHEIDFCEDDL
- the LOC105830555 gene encoding E3 ubiquitin-protein ligase TRIM23-like is translated as MDEDTDQLSKYMKHSLKTAPKSNVLECRVCEEVFTVDGLKVPRLLHCGHTVCHSCLLRLRTCMSEQQFLLCPFDRQPTAIGLHENSVYSLKKNFALIELLERLEQSNSQKTLVLERERLQSNLSCDEDETHTAVLYCTVCATHLCEACDTATHSSKTLGKHRRVPLSEKPREKPRCPIHTAHVAEFTCTQEGCHNSLMCYLCKEYGKHSTHKPALVEEEAENIRKTIIAALQKMTQFMESMRDTAHKIEIVIEELEGWAIEDARRRVRYHFEELRAVLAEQEKTAMTYIETETRGRLCALRQQQKDLTTTRSQVAGICIQCESILDSEDWKLLSSSEKVKEVLATLEQQQQHYAQLGPDFLSPESSIPIIFSRDNRIHIGTKIDMRVVILGLDGVGKTSILSAMRGVTLSNPPIPTIGFNVESLEYMNLVFTLWDVSGHKKFRPLWKHYYHNTQAIIFVVDASDRSRFEEARKELSKILYEQELKDDLLLIYANKQDVSGCASVEELVDIFGLHKLCCARIWHIQSSSVVTNASGVLQGLDWLSTQSLLVRQSTR
- the LOC105830554 gene encoding codanin-1 isoform X1, which translates into the protein MGEINVSFQIDTDNRENFSSAMAFHTFKKQRDAFYDILRIWEVNHLVPGWVFQIALGGKIRNMLTLHNDCTNYYHIARLFKSQLLTSCIQNGHQDDVVDDESLNFLKALKHVNPEKLTQLSKRFVTPLPSQNQSIGPSFPGTQEFFKDFILHAFNPIFYTHLENCFVHEIMELNDTQFANSEIEDSETMVDDQTQQNFITCLASLRLLAKVLGLLISLPYRSECNTTKEIIITQVEIRSKVLPSLNLQACLQNAIIEGKLSLTIPWVVKYLAMMDIVSLRLPYYKQILELLYYIYHAINQTDLFAPDCLISQQSAVLLKSSLCWLFELPNFPRDFYVVWQKNCKIKELKSLKQIEKFSEKKKNLHSADCASKIPIKSSLDKLDIITDRTMRMCCPRMESTLSVFQGNGTNLNINSNKHITPVTSKLRKLGGTTRAKHLELQLEEAFFHGQPASTRKTVDFVSERVASTCVKHICNTLLASSREANLNCFRKILKHKHIEKDSDEQSELLRNYFNEFKASLVSDMNTLANNASRELKDQCEKTIPTICEARVAASIESLLAEDSLMAVKEMCIKIATRMAMERINQWIQSHIAGDSLFIKDMELEINRFFRNSSPIHSKQEKHHNTDTPSPTVMMDKVRELIWHMLDNHGIDLTISSILDILDKLYHSFNQRSDLLPGPQKVLYNLSMDFALFLVAYRTDLFTQEVQDKLIKIWSLDSLKDDEDDSPMHRILCSRNIMLLTQPRNDTMWPIFGKFLKRLLETKILDGNNLSDQCVALFRQDWPVPLLKLLSKCLSEAIEGYKATDEATEKVKYLLGWVVETYHEIDFCEDDL
- the LOC105830556 gene encoding gem-associated protein 2, which codes for MDCLKQQAFLVGDIDEDINLSLPPSSGEEYIKRVVIEARQCADVVVADLDPSCVKQPTKAYVKTLAGCVQAPANLKPTIEWQQYQVSDFSKLRLYVSQLKNEILIGKRKWRPPDINLPDINDQNAWVSFCLGAEEKIEPTLNTLFCFNQSNIEQVLEHLVQFVETERRIEYKIGQWIYTLLAILEQPLQPDTCSCLRSLARACSVIRVDSRELDAQELGALNLFICLVARYFRQLDLADP